The DNA sequence ATAGTGTTTGTTATTATCCGGAAATTACATTGCTTGCTCATGGCTTTGGTGATTTCTTGCTGGAAAAAATTTTTTTATTCAAGCGGCAGTTACAACAAAGCATCAGCGCGAATTTGCCGGAGCCGCATGCCAGCTTTTTAGCGGCGCTATTATTGGGTACTCGTCAGGGACTGCCTGAAGAATTGCTTGATCGTTTTAGTCTCACTGGTACAATTCACATCATTTCCATTTCGGGACTTCATATTACTATTCTTAGCACTTTGGCAATTCGGTTTTTGTTAGCCATATATATTTCACGCCGAAAAGCATTTTCGGTGGTGACAATAGTATTAATAGGGTATCTGATTTTAATTGGTTTTCCTTCGGCGGCACTTCGCGCCGGCGTCATGGGCTGGCTGGCATTACTTGCTTTGCATAGTGGTAGGGTGAATCAATCTGCTAACACCATTATTTTTGCCGCCACCGTTATGTTGTTGATTAACCCAAAAATTTTACGCGACGACGTCGGGTTTCAGCTGTCGTGCGCTGCTATGTTGGGGTTGATTTATTTTTCAGCGGTGATTGAGCGACGGCTAAAAAAAATTCCAAAGCAATTTGGTGTTCGCGAGTCAGTTGCGATGACATTATCGGCTCAGATGACTACGGCGCCGTTAGTAATGGCACATTTTGGTAATTTCTCGTTTGTCGCACCTGTGGTTAATATTTTAATAACGCCGGTGTTGCCCGCGGTGATGATTGGCGGCTTTGCGGGGCTTGGCGTGAGCGGAGTGGTGCCGACGTTGACAACGTACGCGTATTGGCCGGTGTTGTTTTTATTGCAATATGTTATTGGGGTAGTTAATTTCTTTGGGGAGTTATTTTTTGCCGGTTTTCGGCTATAAAATTTTATGAGCAGGAAAGCCAGAAAAATTATTTTTTACTACTTTTCGACCATAGTTTTGGTTTTGGTTGTTGTGGGACACGGTGTCGCAAGCTATGACCCCAGCTTAAAAGTGTATTTTTTGGATGTCGGGCAGGGAGATGCCACCTTGATTAAAACTCCCGACTACCAATATATACTAATTGATGGCGGTCGTGATAATTCGGTGCTCTATGGGCTTGGTCGGTATATGCCGTTTTATGTCAGAACTATTGATTTAGTTGTTTTAACTCATCCTGACGCCGATCATTTGGTTGGGTTTAATGAGGTTTTAAAAAGATACTCGGTGCGGCAGGTGTTATTAACCGGTGTTAGTGATGAAAATGAAGCGTATCAAAATTTTTTGAGCCTGATTAATAATAAGGTAACCACCGTTTGGCTTGCCGGAGCCACTCGGTCGGTTTCTTTGGCGCCTGATATTGATTTGGAAGTGTTGTATCCGGATCGGTTGATTTCGGGCAAGAACTTCACTCA is a window from the Candidatus Buchananbacteria bacterium genome containing:
- a CDS encoding ComEC/Rec2 family competence protein, with protein sequence MTINILWLLVITIIGLVVFFKNRFMVIVLVGLICFSFGILRYESSLVVANKQTVWFYNETALTTRAVIVAQPDVRIDHVKLTVESVGKMTGKILLKTNLYPEYQYGDLLEINCRLKTPEAFDGFAYDRFLAKDGIYSVCYYPEITLLAHGFGDFLLEKIFLFKRQLQQSISANLPEPHASFLAALLLGTRQGLPEELLDRFSLTGTIHIISISGLHITILSTLAIRFLLAIYISRRKAFSVVTIVLIGYLILIGFPSAALRAGVMGWLALLALHSGRVNQSANTIIFAATVMLLINPKILRDDVGFQLSCAAMLGLIYFSAVIERRLKKIPKQFGVRESVAMTLSAQMTTAPLVMAHFGNFSFVAPVVNILITPVLPAVMIGGFAGLGVSGVVPTLTTYAYWPVLFLLQYVIGVVNFFGELFFAGFRL
- a CDS encoding MBL fold metallo-hydrolase gives rise to the protein MSRKARKIIFYYFSTIVLVLVVVGHGVASYDPSLKVYFLDVGQGDATLIKTPDYQYILIDGGRDNSVLYGLGRYMPFYVRTIDLVVLTHPDADHLVGFNEVLKRYSVRQVLLTGVSDENEAYQNFLSLINNKVTTVWLAGATRSVSLAPDIDLEVLYPDRLISGKNFTQDNDWSIVSRLDYDGGCVLFMGDATKLVEKRLIGAKEFLTCKILKVGHHGSNTSSDKKFLEAVSPVLGVISVGQNRYGHPSPEVVERLTELGTRVLTTKSDGDIIVTLKKSGYIVE